Genomic DNA from Leucobacter triazinivorans:
AACCACCTGCAGCAGATCACGAAGGATCACACCTTCGTGCAGCGCCTCGTCGACAGCGGCAAGATCACCGAGGAAGAGGCGAAGACGCACCCGCGGCGCTCGGTGCTGATGCGCGTGCTCGGCGACGTCGACTCCTCGCCGCAGGTCGACACCGACGTGCTCGACACACGGCCGGGCGATGTCTGGCTGCTGTGCTCCGACGGGCTCTGCGGCTACGTCGAAGATCACGACATCGAGAAGATCCTGCGACGGCGCTCCTCGCTGCAGGGCGCGGTCGACTCGCTCATCGACAAGAGCCTCGCCCACGGCGCACCCGACAACGTGACGGTCGTGCTCGTCGAGACGGAGGCGGCTCCCGACGTCGATCCGCACGCCACCAGCGAGCTCCCCGAATCGAATCGCCGCTTCGCCGGCTCTGCGGCGACCACGCCCGACCTGCGCGACGGCGACACGTCGACGGCGCGCACGCGTCTCATGGGACGCCGTCGCCTGGTGCGGCGCCCGCCGGTGGTCGCCGAGAGCCAGTTCGAGCCCCGCGTCGACGAGTACCTGGCAGAGCTGATCGCCGAGACACGGCGCCGCAATCGCCGCCGCCGACTCCTGTGGGCGCTCGGCGCGGTGGCCGTGCTGCTCGCGATCGGCGGCGCCCTGCTCTTCGGCTACCAGTGGACGCAGAGCCGCTACTTCGTGGGCACCGACGGCGACACCGTGGTGATCTACCGCGGCGTGCAGCAGAACATCGGCTCGTTCTCGCTGCACTCGGTCGCCGAGGACACGGAGATCCCGCTCTCCGAGCTCGACGGGCTCGAGCAGCGCCAGGTGAAGCGCACCCTCAGTGCCGGCTCCCTCGCGGAGGCGCGGGAGATCGTGCTGCGGCTGGGGGTGCACGATGAGTAGCCCGCAGAGCGGCGACGCCCGCACCTTCGACCAGACCCGCACTAGCGAGACGGTGCTGCAGCGCATCACCGCCCTCCGCGCTCCCCGCAAGCTGCTGGGGCTCGAGCTGTCCCTGCTGCTCTTCGCGATCGCGGTGGGCATCGCGGCGGTCGTCATCATCGACCTGACCGTGGTGGGAGCGCCCACCACTGAGCTGGCGCCGGCGGGCGCCCTCTTCGTCATCGCCCTGTTCGCGCTGCACATCACGATCCGGCGTATCACCCCGGACGGCGATCCGCTGATCATGCCGATCGCCGCGTTCCTCAACGTCATCGGCATCGCCATGATCTACCGCATCGACCTCGCGCAGCAGCTCTCGGGCTGGGACGCGTGGGCGGTGCGCCAGCTCGTCTGGTCGTCGATCGCCGTCTTCGCGGCCATCGTCGTGCTGCTCGTGATCCGCAATCACATGGTGCTGTTCCGCTACACCTATCTCAGCGGCCTCGGCGCCGTCGTGCTCCTGCTGCTCCCGATGCTGCCCGGGATCGGGCAGACGATCAACGGCGCGCGCGTCTGGATCCACATCGGCGGCTTCTCGTTCCAGCCGGGCGAGATCGCGAAGATCCTGCTCGCGATCTTCTTCGCCGGATACCTGGTGCGCAATCGCGACTCGCTGGCGATGGTGGGCAAGAAGATCCTGGGCATCCGCTTCCCGCGCGCCCGCGATCTCGGCCCGCTGCTCGTGTTCTGGCTGGCGGCCATGTCGGTGCTCGTCTTCCAGCGCGACCTCGGCACCTCGCTGCTCTACTTCGGGCTCTTCCTGTCGATGCTGTATCTGGCCACCGGACGCATCGGCTGGATCATCCTCGGCGTCGGCCTGTTCCTCGTGGGCGGTATCGTCGCCAGCCAGACGCTCGCCTACGTCAACGTGCGCTTCGCGAACTGGCTCGACCCCTTCGCGGACCCGCTCGGCGGCAGCTACCAGATGGTGCAGGGGCTGTTCGGCATGGCGAACGGCGGCATGACCGGCACCGGGCTCGGTCAGGGCTACCCGTTCGACACGCCGGAGTCGCGCAGCGACTACATCTTCGCGAGCCTCGGCGAAGAGCTCGGGCTCATCGGGCTGTTCGTGATCCTCGCCGCCTACCTGCTGCTCGTGGGCCGAGGCCTGCGCATCGGCTTCGCCGGGCAGGACGACTTCGGCAAACTGCTCGCCTCGGGACTCGCGTTCGCCGTCGCCCTGCAGGTGTTCATCGTGGTCGGCGGCATCACCCGCGTCATCCCGCTCACCGGGCTCACGGCGCCATTCCTCGCCGCGGGCGGCTCCTCGCTCGTCTCGAACTGGATGATCATCGCCCTGCTCATCCTGCTCTCCAACTCGGTGCGCAACCGACCGAAGCTGGTGATCCGTACATGAACAAGCAGTTGAAGTTCCTCACCCGCACCGTGTTCGGCATGTTCCTGGTGCTCTTCTTCTCCGTCACGATGATCCAGTTCGTGTCGGCGGACGACCTGCGCGCCAACGAGCTGAACGGCCGCACCGTCAAGAACGGCTACAAGGTGGAGCGCGGCTCGATCCTCGTCGACGGGGATCCCGTGGCCTACTCCACCCCCACGGGCGACTCGTTCCGCTTCGTACGGCAGTACTCGGACGGCCCCCTCTACGCGCCGGTCACGGGCTACTTCTCGCACACGCAGGGCATGACGGGCCTCGAGGCGGCCATGAACCAGGATCTCTCGGGCATCGGCAACGCGCAGTTCTTCACCCGCATCATGAACACGCTCAACGGGGTCGCCCCCCAGGGCAGCTCCGTGCAGACGACCATCGATCCCGCCGCGCAGACCGCAGCGGCGGAAGCCATGGCCGAGGGCGGCTTCGAGGGCGCCGTGGTGGCACTGGATCCGAAGACCGGCGAGATCCTGGCGCTCGTGTCGACCCCCAGCTTCGATCCCAACGTGCTGTCCACGAACAGCGACGCCGAGATCATCGCGAACTACCGCCAGCTCGAAGAGGATCCGTCGCAGCCGCTGCAGAACCGCGCGATCGCGGGCGACCTGTACCCGCCGGGTTCCGTGTACAAGCTCGTGACCGCCGCCGCCGCCATCGAGTCGGGCGAGGCGACGCCCTCGACCGAGTTCCCGAATCCGGCGCAGCTCAAACTGCCCCAGTCGACCCACGAGATGCAGAACGCGTCGCGCACCACCTGCGGCACGGGCTCGAAGGCCACCCTCGAACAGGCGATCGTGCTGTCGTGCAACATCCCCATCGCCGAAATGGCGATGGACATGGAGCCGAACGCGGTGCCCGACATGGCGCACGCCTTCGGCTTCGAGCAGGAGCTGTCGATCCCGCTGGCGGTCACGCCCAGCACGTCCCCGATGCCCGAGGACGAAGCGCAGGTCGCGCTCTCCTCGATCGGGCAGCTCGACGTGCGGGTCACCCCCCTCCAGGTAGCGATGGTTTCGGCGGGAATCGCCAACGGCGGCACGGTGATGAAGCCCTACCTCGTCGACCGGGTGATCACACCGGACCTGCGCGTCGAGAAGGAGTACACTCCCGAAGAGTTCTCGAAGCCGATCTCGCGCGAGACGGCGGAGGACGTCGCTGGCATGATGGAGGAGGGCGTCTCCTCCGCCGAGGGCCTCGCGCAGCGGGCGGGCATCGACGGGGTTCGAGTCGCGGGCAAGACGGGCACCGCCGAGAACGGCACGGACGAGAACGGGAATGACCTTCCCTTTACGCTGTGGTTCACGGGATTCGCGCCGGTCGAGGATCCCGAAGTGGCCATCGCCGTGGTGATCGAGAACGGCGGCGGCGAAGCCTACGGATTTGAGGGGGGTTCGTTCGACCTCCCCACGGCAGTCGGAAAACGAGTAATGGAAGCGGTGTTGAGCGAATGAGGCCAGCGGCAGGGATCACATTCGGCGGACGCTACGAGCTCAGCTCGAGGATCGCCGTCGGAGGCATGGGCGAGGTCTGGCGGGCGACCGACAGCATCATCGGCCGCACCGTCGCCATCAAGATCCTCAAGGACGAGTACATGGGGGATCCGGGCTTCCTCGAGCGCTTCCGCGCCGAGGCGCGGCACGCCGCGCTCGTGAATCACGAGGGGATCGCCAACGTCTTCGACTACGGCGAGGAGCAGGGCTCGGCCTACATCGTGATGGAGCTCGTGCCCGGAGAGCCGCTCTCGGCGATCATCGAGCGCGAGGGGCGCCTGCCGGCGAACCGGGTGCTCGGGATCGTCGCGCAGACCGCGACGTCGCTGCAGGCCGCTCACGACGCCGGTCTGGTGCACCGCGACATCAAGCCGGGCAACCTGCTGATCACGCCCGAGGGGCGCGTGAAGATCACCGATTTCGGCATCGCGCGGATCGCGGACCAGGTGCCGCTGACCGCGACCGGACAGGTCATGGGCACCGTGCAGTACCTCGCGCCCGAGCAGGCGAGCGGGCACACGGCGACCGCGGCCACCGACATCTACTCCCTCGGCGTCGTGGCCTACGAGTGCCTCGCGGGCAAGCGCCCGTTCACCGGCGAATCGCAGGTGGCGATCGCGATGGCGCAGATCAACGACACCCCGCCGGATCTGCCGGGCGACGTGCCGGAGCCGGTGCGCAATCTCGTGATGGCCTGCCTCGCGAAGGATGCGGCGGGTCGCCCGGCGACCGCGGCCAAGCTCGCGCAGGCGGCGACGGCGCTGCATCGGAACGACGTGCAGCTGGCGGCCAGCTATGTGCCCCAGGTACTCGGCGCGTCACTGGCGGCGACCGCCGTGATGGCGCAGCAGACCCAGGCGCTCGATGCGGCCACCGCGGTGATGCCGCAGACAAGCGCCCTCGCGGAGCAGCAGGATCCCGAGGACGAGGCGGGCGAGGCTGCCGAGCCGGTCGCGAAGAAGAAGAGCCCGTGGACCTGGCCGCTCATCACGCTCGCGGCTCTGCTCCTCATCATCGGTGCGGGCACGGCCTACGCGCTGCTGAGCGGCGGGGACGGCGAGCCCCAGCGCACGACGACCCCGCCGCCCACGACCACCACCACCACGCCCGCCACGACCGAGGCGCCCACCACCGGCGCGATCGACCGCGGCGAGGTGGTCGGCAAGTCCGCCGAGGAGGCCACAGCCTACCTGAACGGGCTCGGTTTCACCAACGTCTCCACGCAGCCGGGCAGCCAGGCGCCCGACGACGAGGTCGGCCTGGTCACCGAGGTCAATCCGAGCGGCTCCCGCGTGCCCTTCGACCAGGCCATCGTGCTCACGGTCAACGTCCCGTTCGGCGACGTCGCCCAGCCCCCGGCGCCGACCGGCACCGACACGGTGGACTCGGGTCAGGCGTTCACGCTGAGCCTCGCGTCGAATGTCTGCCCCACGGGGCTCACCCTGCAGGGCTACACCGTCACCGCGGATCCGTCGAACGCGCTGGCGAGCGTCTCGGGCTCGACGGCCAACCTGCAGGCGCCCACCCTCGATCCCGGCGCAGACGACGCCACGATCACGGTGACCTACACGGCGACCTGCCAGGCGAGCGGCGTCGAACGGGTCTCACCCGCCTCACCGGAGGCGACGATCACCGTGCAGGCTCCGCCGGCCGACGGACCCGATGCGGGTTCCGGGGGCAACGGTCAGCCCTGACGGGTCTCGGCGGAAGGCCGGAACGCGACCCCGGATCCCGATAAACTTGGAGGCAGTCCTTGAGCACGGAAGAGGTGACCATGCCCGATACGACCGATGGTGCCGGTGAGCAGCGCATCCTCGCCGGTCGCTACTCCATCGGCGAGTTCGTCGGGCAGGGCGGGATGGCCACCGTGTACCGCGGGACGGACATGAAGCTCGGGCGTCAGGTCGCCATCAAGGTCATGAAGGCCGATCTGGCCGGAGACGAGCAGTTCCGCTCCCGTTTCCGCCAGGAGGCGCAGTCGGCGTCGCGCATGGCGCACCCCACCGTGGTGCGCGTCTTCGACGCGGGCGACGACCTCATCCAGACGGCGGACGGCCCCAAGCGGCTGCCGTTCATCGTCATGGAGTACGTGGAGGGGACCAATCTGCGGCAGCTCCTCTCCGAGGGCGGCCTGTCGCAGTCCGAGGCCTGCCGGGTGGTCGACTCCGTGCTCACCGCGCTCGAGTACTCGCACCGCGCCGGCATCGTGCACCGCGACATCAAGCCCGCCAACATCATGATCACCAAGAGCGGTCAGGTGAAGGTGATGGACTTCGGGATCGCCCGCGCGGTCTCCGAGACGTCTTCCACGCTGCAGCAGACCACGGCGATCCTCGGCACGGCCGCCTACTTCTCGCCGGAGCAGGCCAAGGGCGAGTCCATCGACGCGCGCACCGACCTCTACTCCACGTCGGTGCTGCTCTACGAACTGCTGGCAGGCGACGTGCCGTTCCGCGGCGACACCGCGGTGGCAGTGGCCTACCAGCACGTCAGCGAGCGGCCCACCCCGCCGAGCGACCGCAACCCCGAGGTGACTCCCGAGCTCGACCGCGTCGTGCTCTACGGGCTGGCGAAGGATCGCTCCAAGCGCTTCCAGACGGCATCCGAGTTCCGCGACGCGCTGCGGCTCGCGGCCAGCGGCACGATGCCGAAGCTGTCGGTGCAGCCGCAGGACACCGTGCTCTTCTCCGGCGGCGAGGAGGTCTCGGAGTCTGATCTCGCACTGCGACAGCTCTCGGAGGGCGGCGGTGCCGCGCGCACGCAGAGCCGACCGCCGGTGATGTGGACGTGGGCGGCGATACTGACTGTCGGCGCCGTGATCGTGGCGGTGGTCTTCTGGCTGGTGACGCTGGCCCCGCAGCAGTTCGTGCCCGACAACTCGCGCGAGATCCCGGATCTGGTCGAGATGGAGCGGGCGGATGCCCTCGAGCTGTTGCAGAAGCAGGGCCTGTTCCCCGTGACCATCGACGAGACGAGCGAGACGATCGCCGCCGGTCGCGTGATCTCGAGCGACCCCACGACCGGTACGGTGCTCACCGTCGGCGATTCCATCACCCTCTACATCTCGACCGGCCCCGAGGTGGCCCAGGTGCCCGAGCCCGACAACATGTCGCTCGCGGAGTACAAGCAGGCGCTCGAGGATCTGGGTCTCGCAGTCGGTGTCGAGACGAGCGTCGACGACCCCATCGCGCCCGAGGGGCGCGTGCTCGAAGTCTCACCGACCCCCGGCACCGAGCTCGCCTCGGGCGAGAGCGTCTCCGTGCGGGTGTCGAGCGGCAAGGTCAAGGTGCCCGAGGTCGTCGGCCACCCGCTCGAAGCGGCACGGTCCCTGCTCGACGGCCGCGGTCTCGAGATCACCTACACCGCGGATGAGTGCCCGGCAGAGGGCAACTTCCCCGTGACCTGGCAGTCGATCGTCGGCGAGCAGGATCAGGGCGCCGCGCTCGAGGTCAAGTACTGCGCCGCCTGACCACGACGCTTCCCCGCGCAGCAGGTGCGCCGAGCGCGGGACGACGCGTGCTCAGCCCGCGATGAGGGGGGAGAGCGACTGCGCGATCCGCGGGGCGTTGCCGAGGCCCGCCACACCCAGCCAGTTGCCCAGCTGACGGTAGCCGCCCTCGGTCAACACGGATTCGGGGTGGTACTGCACACCGTAGACGGGCAGCTCGCGGTGACGCAGTCCCATCACGATTCCGCTCGCCGTCTCGGCGGTGATCACGAGCGTCTCCGGAACGGTGTCGCGCACCACCGCGAGCGAGTGGTACCGGGTCGCGTTGAACTCGGGGGCGACGCCCTCGAAGAAAGGATCGTCGCTGTGGTGCACCCGCGAGACCTTGCCGTGCATGAGCTCCTCGGCATGGGTCACCGTGGCGCCGAGCGCCTCGGCGATCGCCTGGTGGCCCAGGCACACGCCCAGCAGCGGGATACCCGTGCGGAGGGCGATGCCCACCATCGCGATCGAGACGCCCGCATCCGCCGGAGTTCCGGGACCCGGCGAGATGAGCACCCCGTCGTAGTCGGCGACGAGCTGCTCGAGCTCCCCGGGGCTCACCTCGTCGTTGCGGATCACCCGCGTCGCGGCACCGAGCTGCTGCAGGTAGCCGTTCAGCGTGTAGACGAAGCTGTCGTAGTTGTCGATGATCAGAATGCTCGTCATGATCCGACCGTCGCCTCCTCGGCTTGAAAGTACAGGGCCGCCCACGGGTAGACGTAGGCGATGAGAACGGTGACCAGCGCAGCCGCGACGAGCAGGAGCACGATCACCCGCAGCCAGGCCGGCCCCGGGAAGAAACGCCAGAGCAGTGAGAACATCAGGCCTCCTGATCCCCGCGGGACGCCTGGGTGCGCTCCATGGTCGGATTGAGCTCGAGCAGTTCGGCCGGCGGGCCGTCGCTGCGTGGCTGGAAACCCTCGAACACCGAGTAGGCGACGGCGCGCTCGTCGCTGCCGGCCAGCTTCGGGTGGCAGGTGGTCAGCGTGAGGATCTGATCCTCGCCCGGTTGCCCCTCGAGGCGGGGGAAGGGGTTCAGCACGTCCACCGCGTCCGGCAGCACGTACTCGATCGAGCGGAAGCGATAGGTGTACCATCCCTCCGCGGTTTCGACGAACAGAGGATCGCCGACCCGCAGGTTCATGATCTCGCGGAAGGAGTTGATCAGGGGCCCCGATCGGTGCCCCGCCAGAGCGAAGTTGCCGGGCTCGCCGGGCATCTGCGTATTCTCGTAGTGCCCGATGCCCTTCTCGTCAAGGTTGAGCACCGTCCACCAGTCGGTAGTCTCTCCGATGCGGTTCGCGTAGGTGGTGCCGAATGCCGGTGCGTGCAGCACCGCGAACACCTCGCCGGCCGCGGGCCGCGCGGCGACCGGGACCGTGCCCGGTTCGACCGGTGGGGCCGCGGCGTCCCAGCGAGCCGAATCCTGCGCAGAGAGCTCGGTCTGCTTGGCGGTGACCGCGACGCCGGTGTGCCAGGGCTGCCACACGATGTAGCCCAGCACCCCCAGGCCGCCGAGCAGCAGCACTTCGCCGATCACCGTGAGCGGACTCAAGCGGGCCCGCCGGCGTCGGCCGCGCGCGCTGCGAGACTCCATCACCCTGACATTGTATGCGCACAGCGCTGAGAGTCTTGCGGATTCCCGGTAGACTCAGAGTCATGGCAGCAGCTGGGAAGAATGTAAGCAAGCGCAAGTCGGCAGAGCTGACGCAGGATCAGGCCGCGCTCTCCTCCGCCCGGAAGGACGCGCCCAACCCCGTCTGGTTCAAGCCGGTCATGTTCGGGTTCATGCTGCTCGGCCTCATCTGGATCGTGCTCTACTACATCACGAGCGCCACGGCGCTCCCCCTGCCCGTCCCCGCCCTTGGTCAGGCCAACATCTTCGTGGGCTTCGGGCTCGTGCTC
This window encodes:
- a CDS encoding PP2C family protein-serine/threonine phosphatase, which codes for MRVTYESAIGSHVGMVRSNNQDSGFAGDHLFLVADGMGGHAGGDVASAVAAKEMAALDVPPTSSPEATTNSLRTAILETNTKLRAVVKDRPELAGLGTTFTGFIPVGDQLALAHIGDSRLYLLRDNHLQQITKDHTFVQRLVDSGKITEEEAKTHPRRSVLMRVLGDVDSSPQVDTDVLDTRPGDVWLLCSDGLCGYVEDHDIEKILRRRSSLQGAVDSLIDKSLAHGAPDNVTVVLVETEAAPDVDPHATSELPESNRRFAGSAATTPDLRDGDTSTARTRLMGRRRLVRRPPVVAESQFEPRVDEYLAELIAETRRRNRRRRLLWALGAVAVLLAIGGALLFGYQWTQSRYFVGTDGDTVVIYRGVQQNIGSFSLHSVAEDTEIPLSELDGLEQRQVKRTLSAGSLAEAREIVLRLGVHDE
- a CDS encoding FtsW/RodA/SpoVE family cell cycle protein, whose protein sequence is MSSPQSGDARTFDQTRTSETVLQRITALRAPRKLLGLELSLLLFAIAVGIAAVVIIDLTVVGAPTTELAPAGALFVIALFALHITIRRITPDGDPLIMPIAAFLNVIGIAMIYRIDLAQQLSGWDAWAVRQLVWSSIAVFAAIVVLLVIRNHMVLFRYTYLSGLGAVVLLLLPMLPGIGQTINGARVWIHIGGFSFQPGEIAKILLAIFFAGYLVRNRDSLAMVGKKILGIRFPRARDLGPLLVFWLAAMSVLVFQRDLGTSLLYFGLFLSMLYLATGRIGWIILGVGLFLVGGIVASQTLAYVNVRFANWLDPFADPLGGSYQMVQGLFGMANGGMTGTGLGQGYPFDTPESRSDYIFASLGEELGLIGLFVILAAYLLLVGRGLRIGFAGQDDFGKLLASGLAFAVALQVFIVVGGITRVIPLTGLTAPFLAAGGSSLVSNWMIIALLILLSNSVRNRPKLVIRT
- a CDS encoding peptidoglycan D,D-transpeptidase FtsI family protein — translated: MNKQLKFLTRTVFGMFLVLFFSVTMIQFVSADDLRANELNGRTVKNGYKVERGSILVDGDPVAYSTPTGDSFRFVRQYSDGPLYAPVTGYFSHTQGMTGLEAAMNQDLSGIGNAQFFTRIMNTLNGVAPQGSSVQTTIDPAAQTAAAEAMAEGGFEGAVVALDPKTGEILALVSTPSFDPNVLSTNSDAEIIANYRQLEEDPSQPLQNRAIAGDLYPPGSVYKLVTAAAAIESGEATPSTEFPNPAQLKLPQSTHEMQNASRTTCGTGSKATLEQAIVLSCNIPIAEMAMDMEPNAVPDMAHAFGFEQELSIPLAVTPSTSPMPEDEAQVALSSIGQLDVRVTPLQVAMVSAGIANGGTVMKPYLVDRVITPDLRVEKEYTPEEFSKPISRETAEDVAGMMEEGVSSAEGLAQRAGIDGVRVAGKTGTAENGTDENGNDLPFTLWFTGFAPVEDPEVAIAVVIENGGGEAYGFEGGSFDLPTAVGKRVMEAVLSE
- a CDS encoding protein kinase domain-containing protein encodes the protein MRPAAGITFGGRYELSSRIAVGGMGEVWRATDSIIGRTVAIKILKDEYMGDPGFLERFRAEARHAALVNHEGIANVFDYGEEQGSAYIVMELVPGEPLSAIIEREGRLPANRVLGIVAQTATSLQAAHDAGLVHRDIKPGNLLITPEGRVKITDFGIARIADQVPLTATGQVMGTVQYLAPEQASGHTATAATDIYSLGVVAYECLAGKRPFTGESQVAIAMAQINDTPPDLPGDVPEPVRNLVMACLAKDAAGRPATAAKLAQAATALHRNDVQLAASYVPQVLGASLAATAVMAQQTQALDAATAVMPQTSALAEQQDPEDEAGEAAEPVAKKKSPWTWPLITLAALLLIIGAGTAYALLSGGDGEPQRTTTPPPTTTTTTPATTEAPTTGAIDRGEVVGKSAEEATAYLNGLGFTNVSTQPGSQAPDDEVGLVTEVNPSGSRVPFDQAIVLTVNVPFGDVAQPPAPTGTDTVDSGQAFTLSLASNVCPTGLTLQGYTVTADPSNALASVSGSTANLQAPTLDPGADDATITVTYTATCQASGVERVSPASPEATITVQAPPADGPDAGSGGNGQP
- the pknB gene encoding Stk1 family PASTA domain-containing Ser/Thr kinase; translated protein: MSTEEVTMPDTTDGAGEQRILAGRYSIGEFVGQGGMATVYRGTDMKLGRQVAIKVMKADLAGDEQFRSRFRQEAQSASRMAHPTVVRVFDAGDDLIQTADGPKRLPFIVMEYVEGTNLRQLLSEGGLSQSEACRVVDSVLTALEYSHRAGIVHRDIKPANIMITKSGQVKVMDFGIARAVSETSSTLQQTTAILGTAAYFSPEQAKGESIDARTDLYSTSVLLYELLAGDVPFRGDTAVAVAYQHVSERPTPPSDRNPEVTPELDRVVLYGLAKDRSKRFQTASEFRDALRLAASGTMPKLSVQPQDTVLFSGGEEVSESDLALRQLSEGGGAARTQSRPPVMWTWAAILTVGAVIVAVVFWLVTLAPQQFVPDNSREIPDLVEMERADALELLQKQGLFPVTIDETSETIAAGRVISSDPTTGTVLTVGDSITLYISTGPEVAQVPEPDNMSLAEYKQALEDLGLAVGVETSVDDPIAPEGRVLEVSPTPGTELASGESVSVRVSSGKVKVPEVVGHPLEAARSLLDGRGLEITYTADECPAEGNFPVTWQSIVGEQDQGAALEVKYCAA
- a CDS encoding anthranilate synthase component II, with protein sequence MTSILIIDNYDSFVYTLNGYLQQLGAATRVIRNDEVSPGELEQLVADYDGVLISPGPGTPADAGVSIAMVGIALRTGIPLLGVCLGHQAIAEALGATVTHAEELMHGKVSRVHHSDDPFFEGVAPEFNATRYHSLAVVRDTVPETLVITAETASGIVMGLRHRELPVYGVQYHPESVLTEGGYRQLGNWLGVAGLGNAPRIAQSLSPLIAG
- a CDS encoding class E sortase, with amino-acid sequence MESRSARGRRRRARLSPLTVIGEVLLLGGLGVLGYIVWQPWHTGVAVTAKQTELSAQDSARWDAAAPPVEPGTVPVAARPAAGEVFAVLHAPAFGTTYANRIGETTDWWTVLNLDEKGIGHYENTQMPGEPGNFALAGHRSGPLINSFREIMNLRVGDPLFVETAEGWYTYRFRSIEYVLPDAVDVLNPFPRLEGQPGEDQILTLTTCHPKLAGSDERAVAYSVFEGFQPRSDGPPAELLELNPTMERTQASRGDQEA
- a CDS encoding cell division protein CrgA, with protein sequence MAAAGKNVSKRKSAELTQDQAALSSARKDAPNPVWFKPVMFGFMLLGLIWIVLYYITSATALPLPVPALGQANIFVGFGLVLVGFLMTPWWK